In Magnetococcales bacterium, a single genomic region encodes these proteins:
- a CDS encoding DUF2442 domain-containing protein — MREQATQFPDPVPPVVLTAPWRVAEVRALPNYRLKVRFLDGVEGIVEMSRLIQAEDAGVFAALRDPVLFARVYLDYGAVTWPGEIDLAPDAMHDEIAQNGEWILS; from the coding sequence ATGCGCGAACAAGCAACCCAATTTCCGGATCCCGTCCCTCCCGTAGTTCTCACCGCGCCCTGGCGCGTAGCGGAGGTGCGGGCGTTGCCGAACTACCGACTGAAAGTGCGTTTTCTGGACGGTGTGGAAGGCATTGTCGAGATGTCTCGCCTCATACAGGCCGAGGACGCGGGCGTTTTTGCGGCACTGCGCGATCCGGTCCTCTTCGCCCGGGTGTATCTCGACTATGGAGCCGTGACCTGGCCCGGCGAGATCGATTTGGCTCCAGACGCCATGCACGACGAAATCGCACAAAATGGTGAATGGATATTGTCCTGA